One genomic window of Polyodon spathula isolate WHYD16114869_AA chromosome 8, ASM1765450v1, whole genome shotgun sequence includes the following:
- the LOC121320258 gene encoding opsin-5-like: MRNASEKTLFVSTISRENDVIMGMIYCVVGVLSLLGNCVLLLVAYRKKYSLKPAEFFIVNLSLSDLGMTLTLFPLAIPSAFSHRWLFDDVACQYYAFCGVLFGVCSLTNLTVLSSVCCLKVCYPSYGNKFSSAHACLLVAGVWCYASIFAGAPLAKWGHYGPEPYGTACCIGWQAPNNELSAMTYIVSLFAFCYIVPCTIIFTSYTFILLTVRGSQQAVQQHISPQTKTSNAHKLIIKLSIAVCIGFLTAWSPYAVVAMWAALGDATRVPPMAFAIAAILAKSSTLYNPVIYLLFKPNFRKFLCHDAVHCRQRLCAQLCCCERPVVQKEALRNKEFSNSTRLSNGLPENHTTCRHWPDTGLKKAPPLHRTARVLTTATQSEAPVTQLTYELHKEIL, translated from the exons atgAGAAATGCCTCAGAAAAAACCCTTTTTGTTTCCACCATCTCCAGGGAGAATGATGTGATCATGGGGATGATCTATTGTGTGGTTG GTGTTCTCTCTCTGCTCGGAAACTGTGTTCTGCTCTTAGTGGCGTATCGCAAGAAGTACTCCCTGAAACCAGCAGAGTTCTTCATCGTCAACCTGTCTCTAAGTGACCTTGGAATGACCTTGACACTCTTCCCACTGGCTATCCCTTCCGCCTTCTCACACAG GTGGCTGTTTGATGATGTCGCCTGTCAATACTATGCTTTCTGTGGTGTTCTCTTTGGAGTCTGTAGCCTTACCAACCTCACTGTGCTCTCCTCTGTCTGCTGCCTCAAAGTGTGCTACCCATCCTACG GTAATAAGTTCTCATCAGCCCATGCCTGCCTCCTGGTGGCGGGTGTGTGGTGTTACGCCTCGATCTTTGCAGGAGCTCCTTTGGCAAAGTGGGGTCATTACGGGCCAGAGCCATATGGCACAGCCTGCTGCATCGGCTGGCAGGCGCCCAACAATGAGTTGTCCGCCATGACCTATATTGTGTCTCTCTTCGCCTTCTGCTACATTGTGCCCTGCACCATCATCTTCACCTCCTACACCTTCATCCTGCTGACTGTGCGGGGTTCACAACAGGCTGTCCAGCAGCACATCTCCCCTCAGACCAAGACCAGCAATGCCCACAAGCTCATAATCAAG CTCTCAATTGCAGTATGTATTGGTTTCCTGACAGCCTGGAGCCCGTATGCGGTGGTGGCAATGTGGGCGGCATTAGGAGACGCCACGCGGGTTCCACCTATGGCGTTTGCCATCGCTGCCATCTTGGCCAAGTCCTCAACCCTCTACAACCCTGTGATCTACCTTCTCTTCAAACCCAACTTCCGCAAGTTCCTGTGCCACGATGCTGTTCACTGCCGACAGCGTCTGTGTGCCCAGCTATGCTGCTGCGAGCGGCCGGTAGTGCAGAAGGAGGCTTTGCGGAACAAGGAATTCAGCAACTCCACGCGTCTCTCTAACGGGCTGCCTGAGAACCACACCACCTGCCGGCACTGGCCAGACACTGGACTGAAAAAGGCACCTCCGCTACACAGGACTGCCCGTGTTCTCACTACAGCCACACAATCTGAGGCGCCGGTCACCCAGCTCACCTACGAACTCCACAAGGAAATCCTCTAG
- the LOC121319322 gene encoding spermatogenesis-associated protein 2-like, with translation MDSKLREDLLKKYVQSLECRLEVVGRRGGQQQGVGEAGLCSAATALLSLHQVDPAHRFQLVRFYEVSENALRTLRSSSLQGLETAFNTLETICTNLLLYPWKKEFRCIKTFTGPYVYCLQSALCDSDLRSLLRSMGYSRDQELQFHAREPTGGIAQLRQLAFELFLAQMECRLLKELVAQAGGSSLNMEVEAVEIRRVSREDARGCADILRRREALTGEVSRLAVRRPECERAYLKQRADRPYKSVDVTDGAGHWQPSSKPVLMTTLSLRKEPLFVDAEEDQQDEIIRPTPSLLSATGPAYSPVADFFPVTSAPTEPPPLSSYSSYHLPSLDEIDLYTDRGGGYRLPSKQQSRDPRDNWGGKSPAAPSVNVKCQGCGVGSTSVIACQKCDMILCPICHAEEHSPCCGLQDFPKVSRPSEGYLSGKEKLYICSSTPTQSQLPDKPQSNPKLFPSKVSTASSGSNGSRCGFCNKPGATRTCLHCSKVSCDSCMTLYAKDFCGRKNTPHNFVPNNHLNYKCSSISHLVYR, from the exons ATGGATTCAAAGCTGCGAGAGGACCTGTTGAAGAAGTATGTGCAATCTCTGGAGTGTCGGCTGGAGGTGGTCGGAAGAAGAGGAGGACAGCAGCAAGGGGTGGGTGAGGCCGGTCTTTGCTCGGCCGCCACAGCACTACTTAGTCTCCACCAGGTCGATCCAGCTCACCGTTTCCAGCTGGTTCGCTTCTATGAAGTGTCAGAGAATGCACTGCGCACACTGAGAAGCTCCAGCTTGCAAGGGCTGGAGACAGCCTTTAATACACTGGAAACGATCTGCACCAACCTTTTGCTCTACCCTTGGAAAAAAGAGTTCCGCTGCATTAAG ACTTTCACTGGCCCTTATGTGTACTGCCTGCAGTCAGCTTTGTGTGACTCAGACCTTCGCTCCTTGCTGCGCTCCATGGGTTACTCGCGAGACCAGGAGCTACAGTTCCATgccagagagcctactggtggGATAGCTCAGCTACGTCAGCTGGCCTTTGAGCTGTTCCTGGCACAGATGGAGTGCCGCTTGCTGAAGGAGCTGGTGGCACAAGCGGGTGGGAGCTCTTTAAACATGGAGGTGGAGGCTGTTGAGATACGTCGAGTCAGTCGTGAAGATGCCAGAGGCTGTGCTGACATCCTGCGTCGCAGAGAGGCTTTGACAGGGGAGGTGTCCCGGCTTGCTGTGCGCCGGCCTGAGTGTGAGCGGGCCTACCTGAAGCAGCGAGCAGATCGGCCCTACAAATCGGTGGACGTGACAGATGGTGCAGGTCACTGGCAGCCCTCCAGCAAGCCGGTTCTGATGACCACGCTCAGCCTCCGCAAGGAGCCTCTCTTTGTGgatgcagaggaggaccagcagGATGAGATCATTCGACCCACACCCTCTCTGCTGTCTGCGACAGGACCTGCTTACAGCCCTGTGGCCGATTTCTTTCCTGTCACATCTGCCCCTACAGAGCCTCCCCCTCTTTCCTCATACTCTTCCTACCACCTGCCCTCTCTTGATGAAATCGACCTGTACACAGACCGAGGTGGCGGCTATCGTCTGCCTTCGAAACAGCAGAGCAGGGACCCTAGAGACAACTGGGGAGGCAAGAGCCCAGCTGCCCCATCTGTTAATGTGAAGTGCCAGGGCTGTGGTGTGGGCAGCACCAGTGTCATCGCCTGTCAGAAGTGCGATATGATCCTGTGTCCTATCTGCCATGCAGAAGAGCACTCCCCATGCTGTGGGCTCCAGGACTTCCCCAAGGTTTCACGTCCCAGCGAGGGGTACCTGTCTGGTAAAGAGAAGTTGTACATCTGTTCCAGCACTCCCACCCAGTCTCAACTCCCAGACAAGCCCCAGTCCAACCCCAAGCTTTTCCCCAGTAAGGTGAGCACCGCCAGCAGCGGTAGCAATGGCTCGCGCTGCGGGTTCTGTAACAAGCCAGGTGCCACCCGCACATGTCTGCACTGCTCCAAGGTGTCCTGTGACAGTTGCATGACTCTCTATGCTAAAGACTTCTGTGGACGTAAGAACACACCCCATAATTTTGTGCCGAACAACCATCTTAACTACAAATGCAGCTCCATCTCTCACCTGGTGTATCGATAG